The DNA window CTGGATGCGAACGTGCCGGCCGAGACGCCGTACGGCCCGAATCCCGCCGGCCTCTCTATCACCTCCGAAATCTGGCTCCACCTGGAGGTCTACAAAATGCGCCCGGACGTGGGCGCTGTCGTCCACGCGCACCCTCCCTACGCCATTGCATTGAGCATCGCCGGCATCCCCGTGGCCGAATGCCTCATTCCAGAGGTGCTGGTGGGCATGGGAATGATCCCTCTGACACCGTACGCCACCCCATCTACCCGGGAGGGTGCGGAAGTCATTCATCGCTATATCGGGGAGCATGACGCGGTAGTGCTCCGCCGGCACGGCAGTGTGACCGTGGATAAAACCCCGCTCCGCGCCTACCTGAAGCTCGAGAAGCTGGAGCATGCCGCCCACATCACATATCTGCTTCAGCTCATGGGATGCGATGCCCCCATTCCGCCGGCAGAGGTCGCCAAGCTCATCGCCCAACGCAGGG is part of the Anaerolineae bacterium genome and encodes:
- a CDS encoding class II aldolase/adducin family protein; the protein is MPAMETMERVAALRREIIQVCRLMYDHGLVAATDGNVTARLDDTYVLATPSGVSKGWVAEEQLIILDLDANVPAETPYGPNPAGLSITSEIWLHLEVYKMRPDVGAVVHAHPPYAIALSIAGIPVAECLIPEVLVGMGMIPLTPYATPSTREGAEVIHRYIGEHDAVVLRRHGSVTVDKTPLRAYLKLEKLEHAAHITYLLQLMGCDAPIPPAEVAKLIAQRRARGLANEESLAHLERLCRLRWHRTRRRRRSW